A genomic stretch from Streptococcus oralis includes:
- the radC gene encoding RadC family protein, producing the protein MYSISFQEDSLLPRERLVKEGVEALSNQELLAILLRTGTRQANVFEIAQKVLNSLNSLTDLKKMTLQELQSLSGIGRIKAIELQAVIELGHRIHKHETLEMESILSSQKLAKKMQHELGDKKQEHLVALYLNTQNQIIHQQTIFIGSATRSIAEPREILHYAIKHMATSVILVHNHPSGAVAPSRNDDHVTKLVKEACELMGLVFLDHLIVSHSDYFSYREKTDLI; encoded by the coding sequence ATGTATAGTATTTCATTCCAAGAAGATTCACTTTTACCGAGAGAAAGACTGGTTAAAGAAGGAGTAGAGGCTCTGAGCAATCAAGAGCTACTAGCTATTCTGCTCAGAACCGGAACGCGTCAGGCTAATGTTTTTGAAATCGCTCAGAAAGTCTTGAATAGCCTTAATAGTCTAACTGATCTAAAAAAAATGACCCTGCAGGAATTGCAGAGCCTTTCGGGTATTGGACGTATTAAAGCCATTGAATTACAAGCTGTGATTGAACTAGGGCATCGTATTCACAAACATGAAACACTTGAGATGGAAAGTATTCTCAGCAGTCAAAAGCTGGCCAAGAAAATGCAACATGAACTTGGCGATAAAAAACAAGAGCACCTAGTGGCGCTCTATCTCAATACTCAAAATCAAATCATTCATCAGCAGACCATCTTTATCGGATCTGCAACACGCAGTATTGCTGAACCACGGGAAATCCTTCACTATGCCATCAAGCATATGGCCACCTCTGTGATTCTCGTTCATAACCATCCATCAGGCGCTGTAGCACCCAGTCGAAATGATGACCATGTCACTAAGCTAGTCAAGGAAGCCTGTGAACTGATGGGGCTGGTGTTTCTGGATCATCTGATTGTCTCTCACTCTGATTACTTTAGTTACCGTGAAAAGACGGATTTGATTTAG
- the coaB gene encoding phosphopantothenate--cysteine ligase has protein sequence MKILVTSGGTSETIDSVRSITNHSTGRLGKIITETLLAAGHEVCLITTKRAVKPEAHPKLSIREINNTNDLLVEMQERVQDYQVLIHSMAVSDYTPVYMTGLKEVQASPNLEEFLSKQNHQTKISSTDEVQVLFLKKTPKIISLVKEWNPAIHLIGFKLLVDVSEDYLIEIARQSLVKNQADLIIANDLTQISANQHRAIFVEREHLQTVQTKEEIASLLLEKIQAYDS, from the coding sequence ATGAAAATTTTAGTTACGTCGGGCGGTACGAGTGAAACTATTGATAGCGTCCGCTCTATTACGAACCATTCCACAGGTCGCCTGGGGAAAATCATCACAGAAACCTTGCTTGCTGCGGGACACGAAGTTTGTTTGATAACGACAAAACGAGCTGTGAAGCCAGAAGCTCATCCCAAACTAAGCATTCGAGAAATTAATAATACCAACGATCTTCTAGTTGAGATGCAAGAACGTGTTCAGGATTATCAGGTCTTAATTCACTCAATGGCTGTGTCTGACTACACTCCTGTTTATATGACGGGGCTTAAGGAGGTACAGGCTAGCCCTAATTTAGAAGAATTTTTAAGCAAGCAGAATCATCAGACTAAGATTTCTTCAACTGATGAGGTTCAGGTTTTATTCCTTAAAAAGACACCCAAGATTATCTCTCTAGTCAAAGAATGGAATCCTGCGATTCATCTGATTGGCTTCAAACTGCTAGTTGATGTCTCTGAGGATTATCTCATAGAAATTGCTAGACAGAGTCTTGTCAAGAATCAGGCTGACTTGATCATAGCAAATGACCTTACTCAAATCTCAGCAAATCAGCACCGAGCAATTTTTGTTGAGAGAGAGCATCTTCAAACTGTTCAAACCAAAGAGGAAATTGCAAGCCTCCTCCTTGAAAAAATTCAAGCATACGATTCTTAG
- the pcrA gene encoding DNA helicase PcrA, with protein MNALLNGMNDRQAEAVQTTEGPLLIMAGAGSGKTRVLTHRIAYLIDEKMVNPWNILAITFTNKAAREMKERAYGLNPATQDCLIATFHSMCVRILRRDADHIGYNRNFTIVDPGEQRTLMKRILKQLNLDPKKWNERTILGTISNAKNDLIDDVAYTAQAGDMYTQIVAQCYTAYQKELRQSESVDFDDLIMLTLRLFDQNPDVLTYYQQKFQYIHVDEYQDTNHAQYQLVKLLASRFKNICVVGDADQSIYGWRGADMQNILDFEKDYPQAKVVLLEENYRSTKTILQAANDVIKNNKNRRPKNLWTQNEDGHEIVYYRANDEQDEAVFVAKTIDELGRSQNFLHKDFAVLYRTNAQSRTIEEALLKSNIPYTMVGGTKFYSRKEIRDIIAYLNLIANLSDNISFERIINEPKRGIGPGTVEKIRDFANMQDMSMLDASANIMLSGIKGKAAQSIWDFANIILDLREQLDQLTITELVEAVLEKTGYIDILNAQATLESKARVENIEEFLSVTKNFDDNPDGQEEETGLDKLSRFLNDLALIADTDSGSQETSEVTLMTLHAAKGLEFPVVFIIGMEENVFPLSRAAEDPDELEEERRLAYVGITRAEKILYLTNANSRLLFGRTNYNRPTRFINEISSDLLEYQGLARPANTSFKASYSSGGIAFGQGMSLAQALQERKRNAAPSSIQSSGLPFGQFAAGNKKDSSNTNWSIGDIALHKKWGEGTVLEVSGSGDTQELKINFPEVGLKKLLASVAPIEKKI; from the coding sequence ATGAACGCATTATTGAATGGAATGAATGACCGTCAGGCTGAGGCGGTGCAAACGACAGAAGGCCCCTTGTTGATCATGGCGGGGGCTGGTTCTGGGAAGACTCGAGTTTTGACTCATCGTATCGCCTACTTGATTGATGAAAAAATGGTTAATCCTTGGAATATCTTGGCCATTACCTTTACCAATAAGGCGGCACGTGAGATGAAAGAGCGTGCTTATGGTCTCAATCCAGCCACTCAGGACTGTCTGATTGCGACTTTCCACTCCATGTGCGTTCGTATTTTGCGTCGCGATGCGGATCATATTGGCTACAATCGTAACTTCACTATAGTGGATCCAGGAGAGCAACGAACTCTCATGAAACGAATTCTAAAGCAGTTGAACTTGGATCCCAAAAAATGGAATGAACGAACCATTTTGGGGACTATTTCTAATGCTAAGAATGACTTGATTGATGATGTGGCTTATACTGCCCAAGCTGGCGATATGTACACGCAAATTGTGGCTCAGTGTTACACGGCTTACCAGAAAGAGCTTCGTCAGTCTGAGTCCGTTGACTTTGATGATTTGATTATGTTGACCCTGCGTCTTTTCGATCAAAATCCTGATGTTCTGACCTACTACCAGCAAAAGTTCCAATACATCCACGTTGATGAGTACCAAGATACCAACCATGCCCAGTACCAACTGGTCAAACTCTTAGCTTCCCGTTTTAAAAATATTTGTGTGGTTGGGGATGCGGACCAGTCTATCTACGGTTGGCGTGGTGCGGATATGCAGAATATCTTGGATTTTGAGAAAGACTATCCCCAAGCCAAGGTTGTTTTGTTGGAGGAAAATTACCGTTCAACTAAAACTATTCTGCAAGCCGCCAATGATGTTATTAAAAATAATAAAAACCGCCGTCCTAAGAATCTCTGGACCCAGAATGAAGATGGTCACGAAATTGTCTATTATCGTGCTAATGACGAACAAGATGAGGCTGTTTTTGTTGCCAAAACCATTGATGAACTCGGTCGCAGCCAAAACTTCCTTCACAAAGACTTTGCAGTTCTTTATCGAACCAATGCGCAATCACGTACTATTGAGGAGGCCCTCCTCAAGTCCAATATCCCTTATACTATGGTTGGTGGGACCAAGTTCTACAGCCGTAAGGAAATTCGCGATATTATTGCCTACCTTAATCTTATTGCTAATTTGAGTGACAATATCAGTTTTGAGCGCATTATCAACGAGCCAAAACGCGGAATCGGCCCAGGAACCGTTGAAAAAATCCGTGATTTTGCGAATATGCAAGATATGTCCATGCTAGATGCTTCAGCCAATATCATGTTATCTGGTATCAAAGGCAAGGCAGCCCAGTCTATCTGGGATTTTGCCAATATAATACTTGATTTACGCGAGCAACTGGACCAGTTAACCATTACAGAGTTAGTTGAGGCTGTTTTAGAAAAAACAGGTTATATCGATATTCTCAATGCCCAAGCGACCTTGGAAAGCAAGGCTCGGGTTGAAAATATCGAGGAATTCCTTTCTGTTACCAAGAACTTTGATGACAATCCTGATGGTCAAGAAGAAGAAACTGGTTTGGACAAACTCAGTCGTTTCTTGAATGACCTTGCCTTGATTGCGGACACTGACTCTGGCAGTCAGGAGACATCAGAAGTGACCTTAATGACCCTGCATGCTGCCAAAGGTCTCGAGTTCCCAGTTGTCTTTATCATTGGAATGGAGGAAAATGTCTTTCCACTTAGCCGAGCAGCTGAGGATCCGGATGAGCTGGAAGAAGAACGCCGTTTGGCCTATGTCGGTATCACACGTGCAGAAAAGATTCTCTATCTGACCAATGCCAACTCACGCTTGCTTTTTGGACGTACCAACTACAATCGTCCGACCCGTTTTATCAATGAAATTAGTTCGGACTTGCTTGAGTATCAAGGTTTGGCTCGTCCAGCTAATACCAGCTTCAAGGCATCTTATAGCAGTGGTGGGATTGCTTTCGGTCAAGGAATGAGTTTGGCTCAGGCTCTTCAAGAACGGAAACGCAATGCTGCACCAAGTTCTATCCAGTCAAGTGGTCTTCCATTTGGACAATTTGCAGCAGGAAATAAAAAAGATTCAAGCAATACAAACTGGTCTATTGGAGATATTGCCCTTCACAAGAAGTGGGGTGAGGGAACGGTCCTTGAAGTCTCAGGTAGTGGGGATACTCAGGAACTAAAAATCAATTTCCCAGAAGTAGGGCTGAAAAAACTCCTAGCCAGTGTAGCCCCAATTGAGAAAAAAATCTAA
- a CDS encoding ECF transporter S component — translation MKKRSNIAPIAIFFAVMLVIHFLTSLLFNLFPFPIKPTIVHIPVIIASIIYGPRVGVTLGFLMGLLSLTVNTITILPTSYLFSPFVPNGNIYSAIIAIVPRVLIGLTPYLFYKLMKNKTGLILAGALGSLTNTVFVLGGIFFLFGNVFDGNIQKLLATVISTNSIAELIISAILTVAIVPRLETLKK, via the coding sequence ATGAAAAAACGTTCTAATATTGCTCCAATTGCTATCTTTTTTGCAGTTATGCTCGTTATCCACTTTTTAACTTCTCTCCTATTTAACCTTTTCCCATTTCCAATCAAACCAACTATCGTTCATATTCCAGTAATCATTGCTAGTATCATCTATGGTCCGCGAGTTGGAGTTACACTTGGTTTTCTTATGGGGCTATTGAGCTTAACGGTAAACACGATTACCATCCTTCCAACCAGCTACCTCTTCTCACCATTCGTACCGAACGGAAACATCTATTCTGCGATTATCGCTATTGTCCCTCGCGTTTTGATTGGGCTGACACCTTACTTGTTTTATAAACTGATGAAAAATAAAACTGGGCTAATCCTAGCTGGTGCTCTCGGTTCCCTTACCAACACCGTCTTTGTCCTTGGGGGAATCTTCTTCCTTTTTGGAAATGTCTTCGACGGCAATATCCAAAAACTCCTAGCAACTGTCATCTCTACAAACTCAATCGCTGAATTGATTATCTCAGCCATCCTAACTGTAGCAATTGTCCCACGTCTCGAAACCTTGAAGAAATAA
- the coaC gene encoding phosphopantothenoylcysteine decarboxylase produces MANILIAVTGSIASYKSADLVSSLKKQGHHVTILMTEAAREFIQPLTLQVLSQNPVHLDVMKEPYPDQVNHIERGKRTDLFIVAPATANTIAKLAHGFADNMVTSTALALPDHVKKLVAPAMNTKMYDHPATQANLKTLETYGYQIISPKESLLACGDYGKGALADLNTILERIKETLNEKTF; encoded by the coding sequence ATGGCAAACATTCTGATCGCAGTGACAGGTTCCATTGCCTCCTATAAATCAGCTGATCTCGTCAGTTCTTTAAAAAAACAAGGCCATCATGTCACTATCCTAATGACTGAGGCAGCGAGAGAGTTTATCCAGCCTTTGACACTACAGGTACTCTCACAGAATCCAGTTCACCTTGATGTCATGAAGGAACCCTATCCTGATCAAGTCAATCATATCGAAAGAGGCAAAAGGACTGACCTTTTTATTGTAGCCCCAGCTACTGCTAATACCATTGCCAAACTTGCGCATGGTTTTGCGGATAACATGGTTACGAGTACAGCTCTTGCCCTGCCAGACCACGTCAAAAAGTTAGTCGCACCAGCCATGAACACAAAAATGTATGACCATCCGGCAACTCAGGCTAATCTAAAAACATTAGAGACCTATGGTTATCAGATTATCTCTCCAAAGGAATCTCTACTAGCCTGTGGCGATTACGGAAAAGGCGCCCTAGCTGACCTGAATACTATTTTAGAAAGAATAAAGGAAACCCTCAATGAAAAAACGTTCTAA
- a CDS encoding formate--tetrahydrofolate ligase, which produces MKTDIEIAQSIELKPIVDVVEKLGISYDDLELYGKYKAKLSFDKIRAVENNPVGKLILVTAINPTPAGEGKSTITIGLADALNKIGKKTMIAIREPSLGPVMGIKGGAAGGGYAQVLPMEDINLHFTGDMHAITTANNALSALIDNHLHQGNELGIDQRRILWKRVVDLNDRALRHVTVGLGGPLNGIPREDGFDITVASEIMAILCLATDIEDLKRRLANIVIGYRYDRTPVSVGDLQVEGALALILKDAIKPNLVQTIYGTPAFVHGGPFANIAHGCNSVLATSTALRLADYTVTEAGFGADLGAEKFLDIKTPNLPTSPDAVVIVATLRALKMNGGVAKDALTEENVEAVRAGFANLKRHVENIRKFGIPAVVAINEFVTDTEAEIVALKELCASIDVPVELASVWADGAEGGVALAETVVKTISENPANYTRLYDNDLSVQEKIEKIVTEIYRGTKVNFEKKAQTQIAQIVQNGWDKLPICMAKTQYSFSDNPNALGAPENFEITIRELVPKLGAGFIVALTGDVMTMPGLPKRPAALNMDVESDGTVLGLF; this is translated from the coding sequence ATGAAAACAGATATTGAAATCGCACAGAGCATTGAGTTAAAGCCAATCGTGGATGTTGTGGAGAAACTTGGGATTTCTTACGATGATTTGGAGTTGTACGGAAAATACAAGGCTAAGCTTAGTTTTGATAAAATTCGTGCGGTTGAGAACAATCCAGTTGGGAAATTGATCTTGGTTACTGCCATCAACCCAACACCAGCGGGTGAAGGGAAGTCAACCATTACCATTGGTCTTGCGGATGCCTTGAACAAGATTGGTAAGAAAACCATGATTGCCATCCGCGAACCATCTCTTGGTCCAGTCATGGGGATTAAGGGCGGTGCAGCCGGTGGTGGTTATGCCCAAGTGTTGCCAATGGAGGACATCAACCTTCACTTTACCGGGGATATGCATGCCATTACAACTGCTAACAACGCTCTTTCTGCCTTGATTGACAACCACTTACACCAAGGAAATGAGCTGGGAATCGACCAACGTCGTATTCTTTGGAAACGTGTTGTGGACTTGAATGACCGTGCCCTTCGTCATGTGACCGTTGGACTTGGTGGTCCTCTAAATGGTATTCCTCGTGAGGATGGTTTCGATATTACCGTTGCTTCCGAAATCATGGCCATTCTTTGCTTGGCGACTGATATTGAAGATTTGAAACGTCGTTTGGCTAATATTGTAATTGGTTATCGCTATGACCGTACGCCTGTTTCTGTAGGTGATTTACAAGTTGAAGGTGCTTTGGCTTTGATTTTGAAGGATGCTATTAAGCCGAACTTGGTTCAGACAATTTACGGTACACCCGCCTTTGTACACGGTGGTCCTTTTGCCAATATTGCTCATGGATGTAACTCTGTTTTGGCAACAAGTACAGCCCTTCGCTTGGCTGACTATACTGTTACTGAAGCTGGTTTTGGTGCAGACCTTGGTGCTGAGAAATTCCTTGATATCAAGACGCCAAACTTGCCAACATCTCCAGATGCAGTAGTTATTGTCGCAACACTACGTGCTCTCAAGATGAACGGTGGCGTCGCTAAAGATGCTTTGACAGAAGAAAACGTTGAAGCGGTTCGTGCAGGATTTGCCAACTTGAAACGTCACGTTGAAAATATCCGTAAGTTTGGTATTCCAGCAGTCGTAGCTATCAATGAATTTGTAACTGATACAGAAGCTGAAATCGTAGCTTTGAAGGAACTTTGTGCCTCAATCGATGTACCAGTTGAACTAGCAAGTGTCTGGGCTGATGGCGCAGAAGGAGGAGTAGCGCTTGCTGAGACGGTTGTTAAGACTATCTCTGAAAATCCAGCAAACTACACTCGTCTGTATGACAATGACCTTTCTGTACAAGAAAAGATTGAAAAGATTGTCACTGAAATCTATCGCGGTACAAAAGTGAACTTTGAAAAGAAAGCCCAAACGCAAATCGCCCAAATCGTTCAGAATGGTTGGGACAAATTGCCAATCTGTATGGCTAAAACTCAATATAGTTTCTCAGACAATCCAAATGCACTTGGAGCACCTGAAAACTTTGAAATTACCATTCGTGAATTGGTACCAAAATTAGGTGCAGGCTTCATCGTTGCCTTAACTGGTGATGTTATGACCATGCCAGGACTTCCAAAACGACCAGCGGCTCTCAATATGGATGTTGAAAGTGATGGAACTGTTCTAGGATTGTTCTAG